A portion of the Adhaeribacter radiodurans genome contains these proteins:
- a CDS encoding SdiA-regulated/phytase-like domain-containing protein, translated as MLLEKVFTIYVFFQTLLCGCSADRRHAGFLVKEMPYSIKKVGKMDKREVKESSGLELAPDEITLWTHADSGNPPQLYHINATGKLLKTVNIPHASNLDWEDLAKDNKGYLYIGDLGNNSNSRKNLRIFRVKESNMSQVDTISFSYSDQKAFPPVKKDWNFNCEAFFYYQDSLYLFSKNRNPREKVKMYKIPAQPGSYQAKVVDSLNFASRITAADISPDGQMVALLGYGNLYLFHMNGGSTFFSGKKYCLAIPQSGQAEALVFLNNKDLLLSNEGGKIFRAVKKKEK; from the coding sequence ATGCTGCTGGAAAAAGTATTTACTATTTATGTGTTTTTCCAAACCTTGTTGTGCGGCTGTTCTGCTGACCGTCGACACGCCGGATTTCTGGTGAAAGAAATGCCCTACAGCATTAAGAAAGTAGGTAAGATGGATAAGCGGGAAGTAAAAGAAAGCTCAGGCCTAGAGCTTGCTCCGGACGAAATTACCTTATGGACACACGCCGACAGTGGCAACCCTCCCCAACTTTACCATATAAACGCAACTGGTAAATTGTTGAAAACAGTAAATATTCCGCATGCCTCTAATCTAGATTGGGAAGATTTAGCCAAAGACAATAAGGGATATCTATATATTGGTGATTTGGGCAATAATAGTAACAGCCGGAAAAACCTGCGCATTTTTCGGGTAAAGGAAAGTAATATGTCTCAGGTAGATACTATTTCTTTTTCGTACTCCGATCAAAAAGCATTTCCACCGGTAAAAAAAGATTGGAATTTTAACTGCGAAGCATTCTTTTACTACCAGGATAGCTTATATCTTTTCTCCAAAAACCGGAATCCGCGCGAAAAAGTAAAAATGTACAAAATACCGGCGCAACCTGGCTCTTACCAGGCAAAAGTGGTAGATAGTTTAAACTTTGCTTCGCGAATTACTGCGGCTGATATTAGTCCGGATGGCCAAATGGTTGCGCTACTCGGTTACGGTAATCTTTATCTTTTTCATATGAATGGTGGCTCTACGTTCTTCTCCGGTAAAAAATACTGTCTGGCTATTCCGCAATCTGGTCAGGCCGAAGCGTTGGTTTTTCTAAATAATAAGGATTTACTACTTAGCAATGAAGGCGGTAAGATCTTTCGAGCGGTAAAGAAAAAGGAAAAGTAA
- a CDS encoding ComEA family DNA-binding protein: MKSIKRWIRDYFHFNQRETNGFILLILALAIIAVFPFLWKPKEVTYDLTRDRQILDSLAVQLETSPYDLSRPKKEIAVIEPIPPELLQPFDPNKLTQAEWEKFGLPSYVAKRLLTYRDKAHGFTYKDQIQRIYGFPPELYTQLEPYITLPAKNNNKAFAYSERKNERSYPNYPERTKPTFTPRPFILRPFDINTADTIQLKQLRGIGSKLATRIVKFRDKLGGFENLEQLREVYGLPAEMVDSLRKYTFVDKSFQANKVNINAATLAQLQQHPYLGYKLGRHIVAYRTQHGPFSSLDDLRNIKTLDEATYQKIKPYLTL, encoded by the coding sequence ATGAAGAGCATAAAACGCTGGATTCGTGACTACTTTCATTTTAATCAACGCGAAACCAACGGCTTTATTCTTTTAATTCTAGCACTTGCCATAATTGCCGTTTTTCCTTTTTTGTGGAAGCCGAAAGAAGTAACTTATGATCTAACACGTGACAGGCAAATATTAGATAGTCTGGCAGTTCAACTGGAAACCAGTCCTTATGACCTATCCCGCCCAAAGAAGGAAATAGCCGTTATTGAGCCAATTCCACCAGAACTATTACAGCCCTTTGATCCGAATAAACTTACTCAGGCCGAGTGGGAAAAATTTGGTTTGCCGTCTTATGTTGCTAAACGGCTGCTTACGTACCGTGATAAAGCGCACGGATTTACTTATAAAGATCAAATCCAGCGTATTTACGGATTTCCGCCCGAACTGTACACGCAACTAGAACCTTATATTACTTTACCCGCTAAAAATAATAATAAGGCCTTCGCGTATTCTGAAAGAAAAAACGAACGTTCTTATCCGAATTATCCCGAAAGGACAAAACCTACGTTTACTCCTAGGCCTTTTATTCTAAGACCGTTTGATATTAATACAGCCGATACTATTCAATTAAAACAGCTCCGAGGCATTGGGTCAAAATTGGCCACCCGGATTGTAAAGTTTCGGGATAAATTAGGTGGTTTCGAGAACCTGGAACAGCTCCGCGAAGTGTATGGCCTACCCGCCGAAATGGTAGATAGCTTACGGAAGTACACTTTTGTAGATAAAAGTTTTCAGGCGAATAAAGTAAATATTAATGCGGCTACCTTGGCGCAATTGCAGCAACATCCGTATCTGGGTTATAAACTGGGCCGGCACATTGTAGCTTATCGAACGCAACACGGACCTTTTTCGTCCCTCGACGATCTTCGCAATATTAAAACTTTAGACGAGGCTACTTACCAGAAAATTAAACCATACCTCACTCTATAG
- a CDS encoding SDR family oxidoreductase, translating into MKKKILITGSNGLLGQKLVDLLLPNSNVELIATSRGENKLAALFPELNFVSLDVTNPAEVERVIAVYQPSHIIHTAAMTNVDECEINREACWKLNVDAVANLVKAATENKAHFIHLSTDFIFDGQSGPYDEEAAPNPISYYGESKLAAEELVKQSTEPWAIVRTVLVYGIVHDYGRSNIVLWVKNNLENQKPIKVVDDQFRSPTLAEDLAVGCWLIAEQDAEGIFNISSKEILTPYAMALQVADYFKLNTFYITRADAASFSQTAKRPARTGFIITKAEEQLNFRPRTFSEGIAVVANQL; encoded by the coding sequence ATGAAAAAGAAAATCTTAATAACAGGTTCTAACGGGCTACTGGGCCAAAAACTAGTAGATTTATTATTGCCGAATTCGAACGTTGAATTAATTGCGACCTCCAGGGGAGAGAATAAATTGGCGGCTCTTTTTCCGGAGCTAAATTTTGTTTCGCTGGATGTTACGAACCCTGCTGAAGTGGAACGGGTAATCGCGGTGTACCAGCCCTCGCATATAATACATACGGCGGCCATGACCAATGTAGATGAATGCGAAATTAACCGGGAAGCGTGCTGGAAACTGAATGTAGATGCAGTAGCGAACCTGGTGAAAGCGGCAACCGAAAATAAAGCGCATTTTATTCATTTATCCACTGACTTTATCTTTGATGGCCAATCGGGACCTTACGATGAGGAGGCTGCTCCGAACCCCATAAGTTATTATGGCGAAAGTAAGTTAGCAGCCGAAGAACTGGTAAAACAAAGTACGGAACCTTGGGCAATTGTACGTACGGTGTTGGTGTACGGGATTGTGCACGATTACGGCCGCTCCAACATTGTGCTTTGGGTAAAAAACAACCTGGAAAATCAGAAACCGATTAAAGTAGTAGATGATCAGTTCCGGTCCCCAACCCTGGCCGAAGATTTAGCAGTGGGTTGCTGGTTGATTGCGGAACAGGATGCAGAGGGGATTTTTAATATTTCGAGTAAAGAAATTTTAACGCCTTATGCCATGGCACTGCAAGTAGCCGATTATTTTAAACTAAACACTTTTTACATTACCCGGGCCGATGCTGCCAGTTTTTCGCAGACCGCTAAACGGCCCGCCCGTACCGGATTTATTATTACTAAAGCCGAGGAACAATTGAATTTTCGGCCCCGAACTTTTTCGGAAGGAATTGCCGTTGTGGCCAATCAGCTTTAG
- the leuB gene encoding 3-isopropylmalate dehydrogenase yields the protein MNKKIAVLPGDGIGPEVTAVAVNVLQKVAEKFNHQFTFEEGLVGACAIDATGNPFPEKTWQLCQSADAILFGAIGHPKYDNDPSAPVRPEQGLLAMRKALGLFANIRPVNTFKTLADASPLKREIVEDVDFVVFRELTGGSYFGAKGRSDDRNSAYDTCTYTKDEILRITKLAFEAAGKRRKKVTLVDKANVMETSRLWREVVQQYASDFPEIELELMFVDNAAMALIQNPRRFDVILTENMFGDILTDEASVITGSLGMLPSASVGSQVALYEPIHGSYPQAAGKNIANPMAAVLSAATLLETSFNLMEEGKAVRQAVEEALNNGFVTVDINPTNHLGTREVGEKICSFI from the coding sequence ATGAATAAGAAAATAGCCGTTCTGCCTGGCGACGGGATTGGGCCCGAAGTAACCGCCGTAGCCGTAAATGTTCTGCAGAAAGTAGCCGAAAAATTTAATCATCAGTTTACCTTTGAAGAAGGATTAGTGGGTGCCTGTGCCATCGACGCTACGGGCAATCCCTTTCCGGAAAAAACCTGGCAATTATGCCAATCAGCCGACGCCATTTTATTCGGGGCAATTGGTCACCCGAAGTACGATAACGACCCCTCAGCTCCCGTGCGGCCCGAGCAAGGTTTATTAGCGATGCGTAAAGCACTAGGTTTATTTGCCAACATCCGGCCGGTAAATACTTTTAAAACGTTAGCCGATGCCTCGCCGCTTAAGCGCGAAATAGTAGAAGATGTTGATTTTGTAGTGTTCCGGGAATTAACTGGGGGCTCTTATTTTGGGGCCAAAGGCCGCTCCGACGACCGTAACAGTGCATATGATACTTGCACGTATACCAAAGACGAAATTTTACGGATAACAAAACTGGCTTTTGAAGCAGCCGGGAAACGCCGCAAAAAAGTAACCCTTGTTGATAAAGCCAACGTAATGGAAACTTCCCGGCTCTGGCGCGAAGTAGTACAGCAATACGCCAGCGATTTTCCGGAGATAGAATTAGAGCTTATGTTTGTGGATAATGCCGCTATGGCACTCATTCAGAATCCGCGCCGCTTTGATGTAATTTTAACCGAAAACATGTTTGGCGATATTTTAACGGATGAAGCATCCGTGATTACGGGTTCTTTGGGTATGTTACCTTCGGCTTCGGTGGGTAGCCAGGTAGCTTTGTACGAACCTATCCACGGTTCGTATCCGCAGGCAGCCGGAAAAAACATTGCCAACCCCATGGCCGCAGTTTTATCGGCGGCAACTTTGCTCGAAACTTCTTTTAATTTAATGGAAGAAGGTAAAGCCGTTCGTCAAGCCGTAGAAGAAGCTTTAAATAATGGTTTTGTAACGGTAGATATTAACCCGACTAATCATTTGGGTACCCGTGAAGTGGGCGAGAAAATTTGTAGCTTTATTTAG
- a CDS encoding TonB-dependent receptor: MQKIFLGLFLLVSSLNVEAQNSLICLVRDSVTNIPLPGVTIMLNHTTNGTTTDANGKATLPNIPNGPQSILFSFLGYAKKQVKFTFPLNSSNQTQSILLAPVIAALDEIYITSTRTNARIEDLPIRVEVLGQEEMDEESTIVPGNITSILGDLAIITVQRSNPVNANDVIRMQGLDARYTQILRDGLPLYGGFSGSLGVLSIPPLDLRQVEIIKGSASTLYGGGAIGGLLNFISKTPTDSTQNIFLLNASTLKEYNVNSFLSRKWKKAGYTIYAGANYKQANDVNHDGFAEVPFDEYNTIHPRWFFYLKPGTDLTIGYSGTYNQRQGGDWKAIRNHPTINHPFLQKEKIFRNMLEIQLNHQVNAQRKFNLKSAGNIFKREMQLPNFAFTGTQYNSYTEVNNLWQLPKQSVIVGVNVTTEAFRKIEPDLVLFKNYTNMVPGVFVQHDWQVWPKLSLETGLRFDHHNRFGNFVLPRLSFFYKPIRNLSGRVAFGTGYKAPTLFDFSDPSLTLIDFAKNTKAEKSQGINADLNYNILLWDSLSISLNQAFYYTHINHINVLVSNTAGQQTLINTDYHVVSYGTDTYARIEYNSLELYVGYNHTYAYHKNTQVKFNMPFNPKDKFSTTLAYEKEGNWRTGMEASYSGNQYLFNNQKVKNYWFMAGMIEKKFGSNSLVVNCENIFDVRQSKYEPLVEGTITTPVFRPLWMPVEGRVVNVSLKILL; encoded by the coding sequence ATGCAAAAAATATTTTTAGGATTGTTTCTGCTGGTAAGCAGTCTGAATGTTGAGGCGCAAAATTCATTAATCTGCCTTGTTCGGGATAGTGTTACCAATATTCCATTGCCGGGAGTTACCATTATGCTCAATCATACAACTAATGGTACAACTACTGATGCTAACGGCAAGGCTACGTTACCAAACATACCTAATGGCCCACAAAGCATTTTATTTAGTTTTCTGGGTTATGCTAAAAAGCAAGTTAAATTTACCTTTCCATTAAATAGCTCTAACCAAACACAATCAATTTTATTAGCTCCTGTAATAGCTGCTTTAGACGAAATATATATTACCTCTACCCGAACAAATGCTCGTATTGAGGATCTGCCTATTCGGGTAGAAGTACTAGGCCAGGAAGAGATGGACGAAGAAAGCACGATTGTTCCCGGAAATATTACTAGTATTCTAGGCGATTTAGCCATTATTACGGTGCAGCGTTCTAATCCGGTTAATGCTAATGACGTTATCCGGATGCAAGGCTTAGATGCGCGCTATACTCAAATCTTAAGGGATGGTTTGCCGCTTTACGGCGGCTTTTCAGGTAGTTTGGGCGTATTGTCAATTCCGCCGCTCGATTTAAGACAAGTGGAAATTATTAAAGGCTCGGCTTCTACGCTTTATGGAGGCGGGGCTATTGGCGGTTTGCTTAATTTTATTTCAAAAACACCTACCGATTCAACTCAAAATATTTTTTTACTAAATGCGAGTACTTTAAAAGAATATAATGTTAACTCGTTTTTATCCAGAAAATGGAAGAAAGCGGGCTATACTATTTATGCCGGCGCTAACTACAAACAAGCTAACGACGTGAACCATGATGGTTTTGCCGAAGTACCCTTTGATGAATATAATACTATTCACCCGCGCTGGTTTTTCTACCTAAAACCCGGAACGGATTTAACGATTGGGTATAGCGGCACTTATAATCAGCGCCAAGGTGGTGATTGGAAGGCTATCCGCAATCATCCTACCATTAATCATCCTTTTTTACAAAAGGAAAAAATTTTCCGGAACATGCTGGAAATTCAGCTCAATCATCAGGTAAATGCTCAACGTAAATTTAACTTAAAATCTGCCGGAAACATTTTTAAACGGGAAATGCAATTACCTAATTTTGCTTTTACCGGTACTCAATATAATTCATATACCGAAGTCAATAATTTATGGCAACTTCCTAAGCAAAGTGTAATAGTAGGTGTGAACGTAACTACGGAGGCATTTAGAAAAATTGAACCTGATTTAGTGTTATTTAAAAATTATACTAACATGGTGCCAGGTGTTTTTGTACAGCACGACTGGCAAGTCTGGCCAAAATTATCACTTGAAACCGGGCTGCGCTTTGATCATCATAACCGTTTCGGAAACTTTGTTTTGCCGCGACTTTCCTTTTTCTATAAGCCAATACGCAACCTATCGGGTCGGGTGGCTTTTGGTACGGGCTACAAAGCGCCCACTTTATTTGATTTTTCCGATCCTTCGCTTACATTAATTGACTTTGCTAAAAATACAAAAGCAGAGAAATCGCAGGGCATAAATGCAGACCTTAATTATAATATTCTCTTATGGGATTCACTTAGTATAAGCTTAAATCAGGCGTTTTATTATACCCATATAAACCACATAAATGTGCTGGTTTCTAATACAGCTGGTCAGCAAACATTAATTAACACCGATTACCATGTAGTTAGTTACGGAACTGATACCTACGCACGTATCGAATATAATTCCTTAGAATTGTATGTTGGATATAATCATACGTACGCTTACCATAAAAATACCCAGGTTAAATTTAATATGCCTTTCAATCCTAAAGATAAGTTTTCGACAACCTTGGCTTACGAAAAAGAGGGAAATTGGCGAACCGGAATGGAGGCTAGCTACAGTGGCAATCAGTATTTATTCAATAATCAAAAAGTGAAAAATTATTGGTTTATGGCTGGTATGATAGAGAAAAAATTTGGCAGCAATAGCTTAGTAGTAAATTGCGAAAACATTTTTGATGTGCGTCAGTCTAAATATGAACCCTTAGTAGAGGGAACCATAACCACTCCGGTATTTAGGCCTCTTTGGATGCCAGTAGAAGGGCGGGTAGTAAATGTTTCTCTTAAAATTTTGTTGTGA
- a CDS encoding APC family permease: MEKDLTHAIAPSHAPKLGELPATAICGNDITSSCLYVSALAVIYAGQFAWLALLMVGIILFLFRKIYGEVVGALPLNGGAYNALLNTTSKRTASLAACLTLLSYMATAVISASEAMHYVHHLWEGLPIMYATVGLLAFFMGLTILGIGESSIVAILIFLTHIVTLTLLIVVGCIFLFGHGLGTFEFNFSQPLPGGSIWRALFFGFSAAMLGISGFESSANFVEEQARGVFPKTLRNMWMAVTIFNPVIAFLIIGIIPMSEVPEHQAALLAYIGDVAGGKWLATLISIDAALVLSGAVLTSFVGVTGLVHRMTLDRCLPQFLLITNKRGTAYLIMVAFFLLCVSILLITKGDLGALAGVYTISFLSVMTLFGVGNILLKLRRSQLPRPERASGLALFIAIGAVIAALIGNAILNPPYLLVFFKYFIPTVSIVFFMLYRTTLLRLFTYLVKISEGTFSKFLPFTSYRLKRLITEINSQQFVFFTRGDNIANINQVMRYIEDNEHTNKIKIVNVLGENEHPPKKLIHEVDVLDRAYPDLDVDFIVIKGHFGPQLINELSQKWNIPKNFMFIGSPGQRFHYGLQELGGVRLVI, from the coding sequence ATGGAAAAAGACTTAACCCATGCAATTGCGCCATCGCATGCACCTAAATTAGGTGAGCTTCCTGCTACCGCTATTTGCGGTAACGATATAACTTCTTCTTGTTTATATGTTTCGGCTTTGGCCGTTATTTATGCCGGCCAATTTGCCTGGCTAGCTCTTTTAATGGTTGGCATTATCTTATTCTTATTCCGGAAAATTTACGGCGAAGTAGTAGGAGCTTTGCCTTTAAATGGTGGCGCTTATAATGCTTTGCTGAACACTACCAGTAAACGTACCGCCTCACTGGCTGCCTGCCTCACCTTACTCTCATACATGGCTACTGCCGTTATTTCGGCTAGCGAAGCTATGCATTATGTGCATCATCTTTGGGAAGGCTTGCCTATTATGTATGCTACGGTTGGTTTACTGGCATTTTTTATGGGTTTAACCATTTTGGGAATTGGAGAATCATCTATTGTAGCAATCCTAATTTTCCTCACGCACATTGTTACCCTCACGCTGCTTATTGTAGTAGGTTGTATATTTTTATTCGGCCACGGATTAGGTACCTTCGAGTTTAACTTTTCGCAGCCTTTACCGGGTGGCAGTATTTGGCGGGCTTTATTTTTTGGCTTTTCTGCGGCTATGTTAGGTATTTCGGGTTTTGAGAGTTCGGCTAATTTCGTGGAAGAACAGGCCCGGGGAGTTTTCCCGAAAACGTTGCGCAACATGTGGATGGCGGTTACTATTTTTAATCCGGTTATTGCTTTTTTAATCATTGGCATTATTCCCATGAGCGAGGTTCCCGAACATCAAGCCGCTTTACTAGCTTATATCGGGGATGTAGCGGGTGGCAAATGGTTGGCTACCCTTATTTCCATAGATGCTGCCCTGGTACTCAGCGGAGCGGTTTTAACGTCCTTTGTAGGAGTAACCGGTTTGGTGCACCGCATGACTTTGGATCGGTGCTTGCCCCAATTTTTACTTATTACCAATAAAAGAGGCACCGCTTATTTAATAATGGTAGCCTTTTTTCTGCTTTGTGTTTCTATATTACTCATTACCAAAGGCGACTTAGGCGCTTTAGCTGGGGTATATACTATTTCGTTTCTCTCGGTAATGACTTTATTTGGAGTAGGAAATATCTTGCTTAAACTCCGCCGCAGCCAATTACCACGGCCGGAACGCGCTTCCGGGCTTGCCTTGTTTATTGCTATTGGTGCTGTTATTGCCGCCCTGATAGGCAATGCCATTTTAAATCCGCCGTATCTCTTAGTATTTTTTAAATATTTTATTCCCACGGTATCTATTGTATTTTTTATGTTGTATCGTACTACCTTACTCCGGCTATTTACTTATTTAGTGAAGATATCGGAAGGTACGTTTTCCAAATTTTTACCTTTTACCTCGTACCGGCTTAAACGGTTAATTACCGAAATTAACTCGCAGCAATTTGTTTTTTTTACCCGGGGCGATAATATTGCCAACATTAACCAGGTAATGCGCTACATTGAAGATAACGAACACACCAATAAAATAAAGATTGTGAACGTGCTCGGAGAGAACGAACACCCACCCAAAAAATTAATCCACGAAGTAGATGTACTAGACCGGGCGTACCCGGATTTAGACGTAGATTTTATTGTTATCAAAGGTCATTTTGGTCCCCAATTAATTAATGAGCTATCTCAAAAGTGGAATATACCTAAAAACTTTATGTTTATCGGCTCGCCTGGCCAGCGGTTTCATTATGGCTTACAGGAGTTGGGCGGGGTACGTTTAGTTATATAG
- a CDS encoding KUP/HAK/KT family potassium transporter, translating to MSNQHNSNNRLSTGGLLIALGIIYGDIGTSPLYVMKAIILSGGNVINQELIYGGVSCVFWTITLQTTIKYVLLTLQADNNGEGGIFSLYTLVRRKAKWLVIPAIIGGSSLLADGIITPPISVSSAIEGLQIIYPHIPTIPIVIAILTLLFIAQSFGTQIVGKAFGPIMFVWFTMLAVLGISNILIHPEVIKALNPYYAYRLLVLYPGGYWLLGSVFLCTTGAEALYSDLGHCGRDNIRISWIFVKLCLVLNYFGQAAWLTQHIGQSLQERDNPFYGVMPDWFLLIGIAIATLATIIASQALITGSFTLIGEAIRLNLWPRVRLRYPTNVKGQLFVPSVNKLLWAGCIGIVLYFRESSNMEAAYGLAITITMLATTILMSYYLYLRKFSKIIVGLFLGVYLAIELSFLVANLLKLPHGGWVTVVIGSILVLVMYVWLRSFYIKRRLTDEVHLEKYTDALRQLSEDESIPKYTTHLIYMTSAERKNYIESKIIYSIFQKRPKRADIYWFLHVNTTDDPYTMEYKVHHLLDNDIIRVDFNLGFRVEQRINLYFRKVVENLVQNKEVDITSRYESLSRQNVIGDFRFVVLEKYLSLENDLPWDEKLIMQAYYYIKEVIASEDKWFGLDMSSVKIEKVPLVINPIHNVELTRVV from the coding sequence ATGTCAAATCAACATAATTCTAACAACCGGCTTTCCACGGGGGGATTATTAATAGCTTTAGGCATCATCTACGGCGATATTGGTACTTCTCCTTTGTACGTAATGAAAGCCATTATTTTAAGCGGCGGCAACGTAATAAACCAGGAACTCATCTACGGCGGTGTGTCGTGTGTGTTCTGGACAATTACCTTACAAACCACTATTAAATATGTTCTATTAACCTTACAAGCCGATAACAACGGGGAAGGTGGCATTTTTTCGTTATACACCCTGGTACGCCGCAAAGCCAAATGGCTGGTTATTCCGGCTATTATTGGAGGGAGTTCGTTGCTGGCCGATGGCATTATAACGCCTCCTATTTCAGTATCTTCAGCTATTGAAGGTTTGCAGATTATCTACCCGCATATTCCTACCATTCCTATTGTAATTGCCATTTTAACGCTCTTGTTTATTGCCCAGAGTTTTGGTACTCAGATAGTAGGAAAAGCATTTGGCCCTATTATGTTCGTGTGGTTTACCATGCTGGCGGTATTAGGAATAAGTAATATTTTAATTCATCCGGAAGTAATTAAAGCGCTAAATCCCTATTACGCTTACCGTTTACTGGTGCTCTACCCTGGTGGTTATTGGCTTTTAGGTTCGGTATTTTTGTGTACCACCGGAGCCGAAGCTTTATATTCTGATCTGGGCCATTGCGGCCGGGATAATATTCGCATTAGCTGGATTTTTGTTAAACTATGCCTGGTATTAAATTACTTTGGTCAGGCGGCCTGGCTTACCCAGCATATTGGCCAATCGTTGCAAGAGCGCGATAATCCTTTTTATGGCGTTATGCCCGATTGGTTTTTGCTCATTGGTATTGCTATTGCTACTTTAGCCACCATTATTGCCAGCCAGGCTTTAATTACCGGTTCTTTTACCTTAATTGGCGAAGCCATTCGCCTTAACTTATGGCCCAGGGTGCGTTTACGTTATCCCACCAACGTAAAAGGCCAGCTATTTGTACCTAGTGTAAATAAATTGCTTTGGGCGGGCTGTATTGGTATTGTGTTGTATTTCCGGGAGTCCAGCAACATGGAAGCTGCCTATGGATTAGCCATTACCATAACTATGTTGGCTACTACCATATTAATGAGCTATTACCTGTACCTGCGGAAGTTCTCTAAAATAATTGTTGGTTTGTTTTTAGGAGTTTATCTGGCTATCGAACTTTCGTTTTTGGTAGCCAACTTATTAAAACTTCCGCATGGTGGTTGGGTAACCGTAGTAATAGGCTCTATATTAGTATTAGTAATGTATGTGTGGCTGCGTTCTTTCTACATCAAACGCCGGTTAACCGACGAGGTACATCTAGAAAAATACACCGATGCTTTAAGGCAGTTGAGCGAGGACGAATCTATTCCTAAATATACCACGCACCTCATTTACATGACCAGTGCCGAACGCAAAAACTACATCGAATCTAAAATTATATATTCCATTTTCCAGAAGCGCCCAAAGCGAGCCGATATTTATTGGTTTCTGCACGTAAATACCACCGACGACCCATATACCATGGAATATAAAGTACATCATCTTTTAGATAATGATATTATCCGGGTTGATTTTAACTTAGGTTTCCGGGTAGAACAACGCATAAATCTATATTTCCGGAAAGTAGTAGAAAACCTGGTGCAGAATAAAGAAGTAGATATTACCAGCCGTTACGAATCCTTAAGCCGGCAAAATGTTATCGGCGATTTTCGGTTTGTGGTATTAGAAAAATATTTATCCTTAGAAAATGATTTACCTTGGGATGAAAAATTAATTATGCAGGCTTATTACTACATAAAAGAAGTTATTGCCTCTGAAGACAAGTGGTTTGGCTTAGATATGAGTTCAGTTAAAATTGAAAAAGTACCTTTAGTTATTAACCCCATTCACAACGTTGAGTTAACCCGCGTAGTTTAG